AGGGATTCTTCTCGATGCTAATTAAAGTTAATTGAAATAGAGAAAAAGTGAAGAAAATAAATAAATAAAAAATAGTCTAGTCGAAGTAGGTTTAGGTGATAAAGTAATTTCCAAGTTATACTACAGTTATTATACCTTTTGATAATGAGTTCGTCAAACTAAACCTATAAAGAGTGCCCACAGTTACCCATCTTTTCTCTATTTGGTTTCTTAATAGCATACGGCAATTTGATTCTTTATTTCTTATTATAGTCAAGGGAATGATTTGGTATACGATTTAGAGATTTCCAAATCTATTTACATCTAAATGGGTTTTAAGCAGTGCTTTGAAACCCGATCCGGATCCGCGGTTGAATCGGTAAATCCGATGACCATAAAAAATTCGGTTTGGATTTCGTAAAAAATCTAATATTTAGAAACCCACAAAAACTCCCAAAAACCTATAAAACCCCACTAAAATCCGGAACCTTACCGGTTGAACCAATAAATAATTTTTATTTTTTTTTTAGTTTCTAGATTATGTTTTATATTCTAAGTTTCCAATTAATAAGTTAGGTGCTAACAAAAAAAAAGTTATGTTTTCTCTTTTCAGTTTTATATTTGTGATTTTTAGATTTTGATGAAGATTTCACTATGCAATTTGAAGAAAATGAAGTGAACAATGGTAGAGAGAATGAAAATTAGTTGATATGATTTGGTGTTACTTTATTTTCGTTATTTACAATTTATTACAATGGTCTTTTACTTTTGGTTTATTTTGAATTCGAAGTTTAATTTATTATTCACATTAGACATTTAAATATTTATGAATTTTATATCTTAATTTTTTTTAGATGTCCTAATTCTTACTTTGTTAAAGAAAATTTTAAATAGCCTAAACTATTTTTTGATATTTTGTATGTCAAATAAAAATATAAATATAAAAACTAAAGTTAAGTATTTTCTAAATACCTTTTAAACATAAAATATATACATATCCAAACTATTATTTTATGTTTTAAAAATATTTAGAAAATATTAAACTTTAGTTTTTATATATTTATTTTCATAGTTAATATATTATTATATAATAAAATTAATTTATTTATTAATCCGCGGTTCATCCACAGTCGATATTGTGACCCAGCAACCTGGTAAATCGTACGATTCAGTATCTGGAGGGGTTTAAAAACATTGGTCTTAAGAGATAATGATAATTAATTTAAAGATTTTTATATCAGATATTTTAAATATAGTATATTAGAAATGTCCGAAGGAGTATATGATATTTTGGCGTTTCGTAGTTTTCAGTTTTCAAAATCACAGCGAGTTATTTATCTATCAATTTATAAATGAGGTACTTTCTGATAACTATTAATTAGTTATTTTATTTAATGATTTTGATAAATTCTCATTTAGTAAAATAACAAAAAATTTAAAAATCCAAATAACCAATAGTACTATATAGTAGGAGTTTGAGCTTTTAATTTTATATCACTATTTTTTTTTTTTTGCAATATCCGTTATTTAGTAAAACAAAATTCAACGAATATTTTAAATCACCAAAGCCAGATAAAACAACTCAATCTTTTACTCTAATTAAAGATGTAAGTATGTTTAGCTTTATGTATACTTCAGTCTCATTTTAATTATTTTAGTAAAGTTGTAGAACTACGTTTCTTTTTCTATTCATACAAACTTCTCTGCCGTATGACATGATTTAATAATTATTTTTAACTTAATTATCTGCAATTGGGCATGTATGTATATAAGTACAGATGTCTATGTGTGTGTTTCTGTTACCAATTGGATCAGATTCTTCTTCCTCTCTTGAACAACAACACAAACTTTTCTCCTTCCTTTCTTCTTTTATCTTTACCACTTTCACATATTCTCTCTAGAGCAAACCAAGATGACTCGCTCCTCTAGATTCCTCGGATCCGCGGCGGCGCCACCGCCGCCGGAAGAAATCCTCGCCGCGGAAACCGACATGGTCGTGATCCTCTCGGCTCTTCTCTGCGCTCTCATATGCGTAGCCGGCTTAGCCGCCGTAGCTCGCTGCGCCTGTCTCCGTCGTCTCGTCGGTGTTAATTCCTCCGCCGTAGGAGAATCTCCGCCGCCGAACAAAGGCCTCAAGAAAAAAGCGCTCCAGTCCCTCCCTAAATCCACCTTCACCGCTGCAGCAGACTCTCCGAGCTCATCCGCCGGAGATGGAGACTCGTCCACCGAGTGCGCCATATGCTTGACGGAGTTTACGGACGGAGAAGAGATCAGGATACTACCGCTATGTAACCACGCCTTCCACTTGGCGTGCATAGACAAATGGTTGACGTCTCGGTCGTCGTGTCCTTCTTGCCGTCGGATTTTGGCTCCGGTGAAGTGTGATCGGTGTGGACACCACGCTTCCACGGCTGAGAGTCAGATCAAAGATCAGGCTCCTCCTCATCAACATCCTTCGCAGTTCACTTCCGCCATTGTTCCTGCTTTTCTTCCTTAAAAACTTTTTTTACTTTATTTTTCGGCATAATTAAGGAGAAAGTAAAATATTAATTAACTAGGAATTAGGAATCTTTAGTTTACTTCGATCTCTATCCTGTCTGTAAGACTGTAACACTGTCCTAGTGTTCTGAATCTGAATCAGTGAAATGGAGTTTCTAAGTTCGAGATGTTAACTTTTTCAGAGAACTCGCAGTTCACATAAAACGCAACATTTAAATTGGCAATATGAGCACTGATAAGAGAGTCATGTGTGAGCAAAACCCAATAACGAAAAAAGACTACTTTGAAAAGAAAATATTTGCAACTCGAAAGTATTCGCATTTCTTTATAATGTTTTGCAAACTATCTAGTGAGTTCGTTTATCTTTTTTTTTTTCGAAAGACAACATTAACTAAATTATTTGTTAAAATGTAACAGCACAAGTAAATAATACTCCAACGATTAATAAACAATGTTTAAAAGATTTTTTTTTGTTTCAAAGTAGATGGATTTTCAATTTTTAATATATGAATTTTTAATTTTTAATATAAAATTTATTAATTTTTATATTACTTAACCATCTGTATTTTTTTTTTATTATTAGTTGAATTGTATAATATAGATAATTAATGACATATTTTCAAAAAAAAAAATTCTTAATTTATATAAACGTTAGTGAAAAACGAATGAAGTAATAAATTAGCAGGATGATAATTTGCCAAAACTGGGAAATTGTAAGTCTAGTTTTTTTTTTTCCAACTTGAATTATAAGTCTAGTTTAGTGTAGGTTAAAAAAAAGGTTTGGCTAAAATCTAGTTCGTAGACGTGTCAGTGTATTCACAAGTCTTCCCCATTTTCAGTCGCTAGTCAAAGAAAGCATGTATAGCCTTTTATCTCCTTTACCCGCAAGTAAGGATGACTCCCTCTCTCATTCAATTCAAATGAGCAGACAAATTTAAAAGTTCAGTGACCAAAAATATCCAAAGTTAGACTTACGGTATTTGAACGACAAATTAAAAACACAGACCAGATAAGGTTTTAGTTGTGAAACATAAGTTCGACATATACTAGTTCATCGTACTTCTTTTTTACTCGAGGGTTCAGTTATGTTATTGTACACTCTCCGACATATACTCCTGTCATTTGTTTTTTTATTGGGAATAAAAACTAAAGTGATGAAAAGGAAAGGTGTGGAAAGAGGAATATTTGAAGTGAAACGATAAACGTAACACTCAACTTATAAACACTAGAAACGCATGACAAGCCCAAATATTATCCACCTTTCAGTTTCACTCAATGGAATCTTATGCCTTATCTCTTTTTTTTTTCTCGAAATGTTTATTATACTAACACCCAAGAGGCAAAAAAGTGAAGATAAAATTCGGCAAAAACTTTTTGATCATTTAACGTTGCTTTTTAATTTCGTTGTCTTCTTCAAATAGCTCAAGGCTATCCATCTTTTCTCTCTCTTTTTGTTCGTATTTTCTTGTCTAAGACCGAACGTATTCTTATTCTTTGATAAACATCCTCAATTACAAATGAGAACACTGAAAAAGTAGATAAAACAATTTTTTTCTTTGATTTTTGTTAGCTTCAAATACAGTCCTCGCACTTGAGTTATACTATTTGTTAACAAATGAGAACACTGAAACTTTGCTTTCACGAATATTTTCTTTTTAGATGGAGATGATTTCCCGAATATATAAATCCAGTCAGCTAATAAACCAAGAAGAATCAAAGAAAGTTTAGATAGAGAGGTTGGTCCGCGGTTTAAAGAATCATTATATTTTTTCTTATGAAGTATATATAAATAATAGATGTAACATAACACATTATAGATACTTTCCTCCTAACTAGCTTTTGCCCTCATAGTAAAAAAGTGATATATTTCAAAGATTCACTTCTTCATCTCTTAAGTGACTTAATCTTCCCTAACCTTTTTACCTACTTCTTTTAACTGTTCACATGATATATTGTCCCTTTTAATTCGCTGTTCATCTTCACTTTTTACCAGCCTCATCATGGCAATCCTATACCCTTGTATAGTTATATACATAGATTCAAATCCATTGTGCTAAGAATAATTTTTGATATTTAGGGAAAACGTAAGACTTAAAGAGTGGGAAGTGAATAAAAATGACTTTCCAGAAGTAGTCATCTTTAAATCATAGAGAGAGAAGATAACTATGTTGAGGTATGATTGTTAATATGCAACTTTTTAAGGGTATGTTCGAATCTATGAAGATACATTTTAAGGTCTTAAGTGGGTTAGGTCATAGTTCTGTATATCGTGCGTGGTACTTTTCTTTTGTCATAGAATCTCTTGATCATTTGTACTCGAAGCAACCCCCAATTTCATCCGGATCAGGGGTTAAACAGAAAGAAAAAGAGGTGAGGCCAACCTAAAGATACACTAGTTTCAAAAATAAACAATAGAATAATAAGAAAGACATGCTTCAATAATATACGCCCATTTCCAGCTCAATAAGTTTGGTATGGGCCGGATGTTCTTATAACATTGAGAGATCGATGATGAACAAAGCTTTGCTTCATTCATTAGTTCACATGTATAAGTAACCCATATGATAACACAAATAAAAGAAAGAAAGACCATGTCTCGTGAAGATTACAAACCGACAAACCAACCACGTTCATAGAAGTTGCATTAAATACAAAAGGGCCTATTATTACTACACCAATTTTCTCTCTAGACAAAACCATGTTCATAGCAAGCTCACGATGTCATGTCTCTCCAACATCAAAAACTACCACATCACATCTCTATCCACACACATATAATTGCATTTCTTTACGTGTGAGTGTCTTCTTTTTAGGATTCAAACTAAATAAATAAAAAAGTGTTAAGAGCCAGAAAAAAACTCATAATCTACAAGTGGCCTAGTTCTGTTATGTTTTGGGACGGGCTCCGCTGTTCAGTCCTAATTGGGGAAAGCAAGAACAGATACATGGAGAGACATGAACCAAACAATGCTGTAACTGTGCACAATGATCATGTCAACAGAAGAAAGAAAGGATCAAAGAATGAATAGTGATACATATACAGTACTTGGGAGTCGCAAAATAGCTGGATTATCTGCCACTTGTGCTGTCAACAGCATTAACAGAATTACCTGAAAAATAGGGAAAAACAAATCAGGTGTTTTGCTATTATTTGTTGCTTTGTTCCTTTCATGTGGCAATACCTACCACAATGTGATTACGATCCAAGACCGAAGAAAGATATTGTGGTTTTTTTTGGGGATCAAATATTGTGGTTTCTAAATGATGAAGAAAGGCTGTGCTCATTCATTGGTTCACATGTGACGTGGATAATGACATGGTAATAACTCACATGAAAGAAAGAAAGACGATGTCTCGTGACGATTACACATTGACAAAAAAAAAACGATAGACTGGCACACAAATATGGGTTGATTCTGTTTTGGACCGGCTCTACAGTTCAGTCAGAACTCATAACCATGAAAAGCAAGAACAGATAATGTGGAGAGACATGAATGAAACAATGATGCGCACAATAACACATGTGAACACTAGTAAAGAAACATAACATACAAAACAAAGAATGAATAATGAAACAAAGCTCCTCTCTTTCTCCCTCTTTTCATTGTCTTGTGAAGATAGCTGGATTTGTCTGCCACTTGTCAAATAGTATTAACAGAATTACCTGAAAAAAAAGAGAGGGAAAAAAACAAATCAGTTTTTTTTTCCCTTATTATATGTATAAATACAGAAAGTGAATCTACGTGAAGTGTTACCTGAAAACTGGTCAGCAGTGTATTAAACAATCTCCATGTTGCTTTGTTTTTTCTTGTTGGACTTGGAGAAGAAGCACATCTGCACCCAGCTCTTCTTCGGCTTAACCACTAGAGACTTCGCGTTCCTTTGCTCCACAAGATCATTCATGTACTGAACAACAGCCTGAGGACCCTTCTCAGCTACCTCCCTCGGAGGAACTTGCAACGGATTCTCCTGAGCACGAAACACACGCAGCTTCGTAAGCATCCTAAACGACTCCGGAAGCACACGGATCTGGTTGTTGCTTATATCAAGCTCCTCAAGCATCTCAAGGTTCCCTATCGACCTCGGCAGCGACACCATATCAGCGAAGTTGTTCCCTACGTTCAGCTTCACAAGCGCCGTGGCGAAACACAAGCTCTCCGGAACAGACTCGAGCTCGTTGAAACTCACGTCCAGCTCTTTGAGGCTAGACAAAGAAGACATCGTCGTCGGCAACTGCCTGATGTTGTTGTAACGAACAGACAAGATCTCGAGAGTAGTGATCTTCCCGATCGCTTCGGGGAGTGCCTTGAGCTTGTTGTAATCCGCGCGGAGCTCGGTAAGAGAAGAGCATCCGCCGATGGAGTAAGGGATCTCCTCGATGTCGTTCGTCTCGACGTCGAGCTTCTTTAGGTTCGCGAGCGAACCGATGGATTCGGGGAGGACCGGGAGGTTGTTGCAGCTCAGGTTAAGCTCCTCGAGCTGCAACAACCTGCTGAAGGAAGAAGGGAGAGACGATAGCTGGTTGCCGCTGAGGTTGAGGCTAACCAGGTTGATCAGCTCTCCGATGGACTCGGGGAGGTGAGTGATTCTGTTGGAACGCAAATCGAGGTTTGTTAAGGAAGATACCCCTCCTATGGTGTTTGGTAACACCACGATGTGGTTTTCAGACAAGTCGAGGGAGGTTAGAGTGGATAACTTCCCGATGGAATCTGGAAGCCACTCTACTTGTTCGGATAGTTTGTTTTGTAGGTTCAGCTCTTTGGTAGCTTTCTTGGATGATGCCTCGATTAAACTAGCAAGCTTGATTAAACTCAGCTTATCTCCGTCATTGCCGCCTACACATAACACAAAATGATTCAAACCACAGTTACTAAAACATATGGTTCTACAAATTGGTCCTATCCATAAAGATTTTCTTAAAATCCTGGTTTAAACCGTTCTTTAAATTGATTTAATTAATCTAAATCTGCTAAATTAATCAATAAAATTCACAAATCTATCAAATTTTTCTCCATCATTGCCTAGACATAAACAAAATAATTCAAACTACAGTTACTAAAAACATATGGTTCTAAAAATTAGTCTAGTTGGCGCGGCCTAGGGTGCAACTTGGTCCTAGTCCAATATTCGAATTGGTTTAAACAGTCTTTTTGATCGATTTAATAGTTTAAATCTGATAAATTAATCAATAATATTATTACAAATCCACAAATTTATCTAATTTGTTTGTTTTCTATATCTAATTTTGATAATTTATCACAATAATTTTATAATTAAACTAAAAACTAAAATATAATCTAATGTAAAATACATATAAAATAAATTAATAATTTGTTAACCTCTAACGTCCTGAATAACCATTTCTAAAACATAACTCGTGTTGCTCAATCTATAAGTTCATACACTTTCCATATCTAGAAAATTCAAAGTTTGACTAACCAATCCAGAGAGTTTAAGTTAACCAGAGTTAAAGAGAGGAAGACTGGTTAACTCACCGGCGAATCTTCCGGCGGTAAGTGTGGAATCCACAACCTGTGGCGTTCGAGGAGTAGCTACGAAACCATCACCGTAGAGAGAAGGCTTAGCTTCACTCACGAAGCTATCGTCTCGTGAAACCATTTCCTTGGGACGAGCAGGCGTCTTCTCGTTCAAATACAAGCTCGTCGGAGGAGGCCGCGGAGGAAGACGAGACGGAGGAGCAGAGCCGTTAGAAGGAGAAGAAATGCAATCGGAAGCTCTTTGAATGAAATCGTCGAAGAGAGAGTGAACGGTTTCCAGATCGAGAAGCTTCGCGGCTTCTCTTATCTGTTCTTTGCTTTTAAACCGGACGAGACCTTTCTTCATCTCTTGCAGTATCGAGAACAGCTCGCCGGGAACGTCGGAGGGCTTCCTCTGGTTAGCAATGGCTTCTAGCCAGGCTCGGTCTTCCTTCTCCACGTTCTGTATCAGAGAGGTAGCGGCTTCGACCTCGTCGAGCCCTGGCCTCGGCGGTAGAGATCTGTGGATTCTCATGATTTCTTCGACCACTTGCTCCGTCGTGTCCAGACGCTTACCTAACTGCAACGAATTCATTATTATCTCCAATGTTTTTGTAAGAGGAAAGGAGAAAAAGAAAGAGAGAGAGAGAGAGAGAGAGTTTATGTAGAAACACAGAGGAGGTTCTTGTTTCGCCTCATAAAGACAGCTGTTTCCATCACTCTTATGTCTTTTTTTTTTCCTTCTCTTGTTCTAGTTCCTTCCTTTCCTCAGTTCATCTTCTTCTGTTTCCATTAGAAATAATTAATTACTTTTTATAATTGTTTACCAAGGAAGTATATAATTTCCTAAATGTTTACTTGATTAACAAAATCATTAGAGGATATTTTCTTATGTGTTTTTAAATAAAGGCGACGGGAATAACGTGAACCGTGGGATGGTGACTTATTGCTTATCTGGTGGATTTTGTATATCACGTTATTCCCATTTTCTCCCTATATACACACAATTTCATCTCGTATTCTCCACGTATTTTGTATTGGAAAGTATCAAACTCATTTCGAAAAAGAGCATTATGTGCACTAGATTCTGCGGAGATTAATGCCTGTTTCCATTTTTCATGTCTCCAAAGAGAGTAATTCTTCATTACCGTTATATACTACTCCACTAAGCATATGACTGACTTGGAAGTTGGGATGATATGGGGATCATCAAAGATAACTAAATAGGCCCATTCTGTCCGTATGAAGGATAAGCATTAAATAACTCACTGTACTCCATTATTGCTCTTCTTTTTGTAAGTACTATACATGGTCTTGTTTTTATTTGTAAGAAAACATGATTAACTAAACTAAATTATTTTCTAAACATGTGAACTAAAAAATTATTTATATATACGATAAATAAATAAATTAATTAACGTGAACAAACATAAAATTAAAAGAAATTGGGAAGAAATAAAACAACAATGAACCAGAAATAAAGGTAAATGTAAAAGCGGAGAGGCTAAAAAAAAGAAGGTGAAAGAGAAGAACGCCATGTGTGAGGTGGGACACGTGTCGGTGGTAGGGTCGATGATGTGTTGTCCTTTAACCTGGATCCAGCTGTCACGTTCACAGTCCCCACTTAGAGCGAATACGCATATGCAGTTGCATATATGAGACTGGTGGTGATTGTATGATGATCTTCATTATCTGCTAAACTATTTGGAATTATGTCTAAATCTATTTTAGTATTAAGAAACACACAATTATTGATGGAATAAACCCATAGATTACCTGTATAAAACTACTTGTAAGCAATTAGTTTAGTGTGGCAAGCCTCAAGCAGTTAGGATATATAAAGAATTCTACATTCAGATAGCAGAACTTTCTTTATATGCGAGAATGTGTTTTTAGTATTGCAAGTTGTGTTATATTTTTTAACGAAGAAAAGAACGTTGTGTTACATTTCCTGGTAATGTCAGAGTTTCTGGTATAGTAAATACTACAAGAAACCCTCCTAGAAAGGAAACACTTTTACAAAAACATAGAAAAGTGAAGAAAATCTAACGGCCATAATCGACCCACGACCTTTTTTATCTTTTGCTTTTGTAAGTTGAAGATTCAGCTCTTAGCCAATGCTAAGGAAATTTATTAAGATATTACTCGATTCAAGATTCTCTTTTCAAACTAGTTGGCTGTTCGTTTTTTCTAAAACAATAGTATATTTTTAACTACTACTAAAACATTGATTGAAATGTATATTTAATGTTATACTTGAAAAGATGCTTGAATTCTGTTTAAGAAGTTCATTTTGATTTTTATTCGTATACTTTGTATTGAAAAAGTCAAATCACAAAATCAAAAAGATAAACGGCCGACGCAGAAGAAGATAAACTGCTGAAGA
This sequence is a window from Brassica oleracea var. oleracea cultivar TO1000 chromosome C1, BOL, whole genome shotgun sequence. Protein-coding genes within it:
- the LOC106344051 gene encoding RING-H2 finger protein ATL45, translated to MTRSSRFLGSAAAPPPPEEILAAETDMVVILSALLCALICVAGLAAVARCACLRRLVGVNSSAVGESPPPNKGLKKKALQSLPKSTFTAAADSPSSSAGDGDSSTECAICLTEFTDGEEIRILPLCNHAFHLACIDKWLTSRSSCPSCRRILAPVKCDRCGHHASTAESQIKDQAPPHQHPSQFTSAIVPAFLP
- the LOC106311060 gene encoding plant intracellular Ras-group-related LRR protein 4-like — encoded protein: MNSLQLGKRLDTTEQVVEEIMRIHRSLPPRPGLDEVEAATSLIQNVEKEDRAWLEAIANQRKPSDVPGELFSILQEMKKGLVRFKSKEQIREAAKLLDLETVHSLFDDFIQRASDCISSPSNGSAPPSRLPPRPPPTSLYLNEKTPARPKEMVSRDDSFVSEAKPSLYGDGFVATPRTPQVVDSTLTAGRFAGGNDGDKLSLIKLASLIEASSKKATKELNLQNKLSEQVEWLPDSIGKLSTLTSLDLSENHIVVLPNTIGGVSSLTNLDLRSNRITHLPESIGELINLVSLNLSGNQLSSLPSSFSRLLQLEELNLSCNNLPVLPESIGSLANLKKLDVETNDIEEIPYSIGGCSSLTELRADYNKLKALPEAIGKITTLEILSVRYNNIRQLPTTMSSLSSLKELDVSFNELESVPESLCFATALVKLNVGNNFADMVSLPRSIGNLEMLEELDISNNQIRVLPESFRMLTKLRVFRAQENPLQVPPREVAEKGPQAVVQYMNDLVEQRNAKSLVVKPKKSWVQMCFFSKSNKKKQSNMEIV